The DNA window TGAAACCCTTTCAAGACTTTCGGCAACCTCCCGGAGGGTAAGTTCACGCAGGGTGTCGAGGTTCCCTGGTTTGAAGAAATGTTCCTGCGCCCAGGGGATCTTTTCGCGTTCGTAGATCTTACCTTCCTGTAATCGTAAAAGGAGATCCTCCACGGTCAGGTCGATGGTGATTATCTGATCTGCCTGTTTGAGAAATGCGTCGGGGATGGTCTCCCGTATCTTTGTGTCCGCCACGTTGCTCACCAGCTCATTCAGGCTTTCAAGGTGCTGAACGTTGAACGCACAGATCACGTTGATGCCTGCATCGAGAAGATCGATGATATCCTGCCAGCGTTTCCCGTTCTTGCAGAGCGGCACATTTGTATGGGCGACCTCGTCTACGATCGCTATCCGGGGATGCCGGGCGAGAACGCCGTCAATGTCCATCTCTTCCACAACTATGCCCCGGTATTCATACTGCTTCCGCGGGACCACCTCGAGCCCCTCAATGAGTTCCGATGTCTCCTGCCTGCCGTGAGGCTCAACGTATCCGATGACAATATCAACGCCCCTGTTTTTCAGGGTATGCGCCTCTTTAAGTATCCGGTATGTTTTCCCTACCCCTGCGGCAAAACCGAGGTACGTGCGCAGTTTCCCCCGCTTCGTCTGCTCGACGAGCTCGAGAAAGTCTGTTGCTTTCTGCCGCTGTGCTGTCGGTATGGCGGTCATTTTGGCTATTATATCACTTTATAGATGGAGGGGGTCCAAAATAGCGATCAAGG is part of the Syntrophorhabdaceae bacterium genome and encodes:
- a CDS encoding sensor histidine kinase KdpD, with protein sequence MTAIPTAQRQKATDFLELVEQTKRGKLRTYLGFAAGVGKTYRILKEAHTLKNRGVDIVIGYVEPHGRQETSELIEGLEVVPRKQYEYRGIVVEEMDIDGVLARHPRIAIVDEVAHTNVPLCKNGKRWQDIIDLLDAGINVICAFNVQHLESLNELVSNVADTKIRETIPDAFLKQADQIITIDLTVEDLLLRLQEGKIYEREKIPWAQEHFFKPGNLDTLRELTLREVAESLERVSSKKLQSDQITKKQRASERVMVCIASASPHAETLLYRGYRMAGRLNTHWFVVNVETPHESPVNIDAASQRHLIKTMNKAKELGAEFVRLHNKDTVAAITDFARSHAVKHIILGRSVQPWWKHFMGRSFTFQFLKEAHEFDIHIVSFEDKGTQE